From Gloeocapsa sp. PCC 73106, one genomic window encodes:
- a CDS encoding histidinol-phosphate transaminase — protein MVGFIRADLAALASYTPHTGGTSTEGVDRLDTNESPYDLPLELQAKLSSLYQHQLENNRYPDGSHQELKQAIATYVGQKITPDQISLGNGSDELIRSVLIATCVGGAGSVLVADPTFSMYEIIAKTLAIPVIKIPRRLEDFSVDLDAAAAVIANQQLPPLRVIFLVHPNSPTGNLLNSTELNWLYGLPSDILVVIDEAYFEYSQNSLVTAIAERPNWVILRTFSKAFRLAAHRLGYAIASPEFTTALEKVRLPYNLPSFSQTAALIALNHRQELLACIPEILAERQRLTQSLAQYPHFRLWSSSANFIYLCPQNPSLDLAQFTQNLKTRGTLIRHTAGGLRVTVGTPAENTRTLEHFEALINQNPY, from the coding sequence ATGGTGGGCTTCATACGAGCAGATTTAGCAGCATTGGCAAGTTATACTCCCCACACAGGGGGAACTTCTACCGAAGGGGTAGATAGATTAGATACCAATGAAAGCCCCTACGATTTACCACTGGAATTACAAGCTAAACTTTCCAGCTTGTATCAACATCAGTTAGAGAATAATCGCTATCCCGATGGGAGTCACCAGGAGTTAAAACAAGCGATCGCTACCTACGTGGGTCAAAAAATTACCCCAGATCAGATTTCCTTGGGTAATGGTTCCGATGAATTAATTCGTTCTGTGTTGATTGCTACCTGTGTCGGTGGCGCAGGTTCAGTATTGGTAGCTGATCCCACTTTTTCCATGTATGAGATTATCGCTAAAACCCTCGCTATTCCCGTTATTAAAATTCCCAGACGACTAGAAGATTTTTCAGTTGATCTAGACGCAGCAGCAGCAGTTATCGCCAACCAACAACTACCTCCCCTTCGTGTCATTTTCTTAGTTCATCCCAATTCTCCCACGGGTAACCTTCTTAACAGCACCGAATTAAACTGGTTATACGGTCTTCCTTCCGATATTCTTGTTGTCATTGATGAAGCTTATTTTGAATACAGTCAAAACTCCCTGGTAACAGCAATAGCAGAACGCCCCAATTGGGTGATTCTTCGTACATTTTCCAAAGCCTTTAGACTCGCAGCTCATCGTCTTGGCTATGCGATCGCTTCTCCTGAATTCACTACAGCTTTAGAAAAGGTCCGATTACCATACAATCTGCCCAGTTTTTCCCAAACCGCAGCCTTAATCGCCTTGAATCATCGTCAAGAGTTACTCGCCTGTATCCCAGAGATTCTAGCCGAAAGACAACGTTTAACCCAAAGTTTAGCCCAATACCCTCATTTCCGACTTTGGTCAAGTTCCGCTAATTTTATCTATCTTTGTCCCCAAAATCCCAGTTTAGATTTAGCTCAATTTACCCAAAACCTTAAAACCAGAGGAACTCTTATCCGTCATACAGCCGGAGGGTTAAGAGTTACAGTAGGAACTCCTGCAGAAAATACCAGAACTCTTGAGCATTTCGAAGCATTAATTAATCAAAACCCATATTGA
- the cofH gene encoding 7,8-didemethyl-8-hydroxy-5-deazariboflavin synthase subunit CofH produces the protein MEEISAILQQALSGSEITPDQAVSLLSYQEPTAIAAIKTTADQLRQQQVGDIVTYVVNRNLNFTNICEQHCGFCAFRRDAGSDGAFWLNSEQILEKTADAVSRGATEICMQGGLNPHAKINGGSLAYYLQLVETIKRAFPAVHLHAFSPQEIEFIAREDHLSYEYVLISLRDEGVNSLPGTAAEILDDQVRKIICPEKINSQTWLEIISTAHRLGIPTTSTMLSGHIETPIQQIQHLEKLKRLQQVAQEKDYPASITEFIILPFVGEQAPKALRHRVGRIQPDLKETLRLTAVARIFLGKWIPNHQPSWVKLGLNGATEALQWGCNDLGGTLMEEHITSMAGATGGTCMEIETLQKAIAGIGRAYRQRSTLYEYLEHNWPIYAVHG, from the coding sequence ATGGAAGAAATATCCGCCATTTTACAACAAGCTCTCTCTGGAAGTGAAATTACTCCTGATCAAGCGGTCTCTTTACTATCTTATCAAGAACCGACTGCGATCGCAGCTATTAAAACTACTGCGGATCAATTGCGCCAGCAACAGGTAGGCGATATAGTTACTTATGTAGTAAATCGCAATCTTAATTTTACCAACATTTGTGAACAACATTGTGGCTTTTGTGCTTTTCGTAGGGATGCTGGTTCTGATGGGGCGTTTTGGCTCAATAGCGAGCAAATACTCGAAAAAACAGCCGATGCTGTGAGTAGAGGCGCCACAGAAATCTGTATGCAAGGTGGGTTAAATCCCCATGCTAAAATTAATGGGGGTTCTTTAGCCTACTATTTACAGTTAGTAGAGACCATTAAAAGAGCGTTTCCCGCAGTTCATTTACACGCTTTTTCACCTCAGGAAATAGAATTTATCGCCAGAGAAGACCATCTAAGTTATGAATATGTACTTATTAGTCTGCGAGATGAGGGAGTAAATTCTTTACCAGGAACAGCGGCTGAAATTTTAGACGATCAAGTTCGTAAAATTATCTGTCCAGAAAAAATCAACAGTCAAACCTGGTTAGAAATTATCAGCACCGCCCATCGTCTGGGGATTCCCACAACAAGTACAATGCTTTCAGGACATATAGAAACCCCGATACAACAAATTCAACATCTGGAAAAGTTAAAACGTTTACAGCAAGTTGCTCAAGAAAAAGACTATCCTGCTAGTATAACCGAGTTTATTATTTTGCCCTTTGTAGGGGAACAGGCGCCTAAAGCATTGCGTCATAGAGTAGGGAGAATACAACCTGATTTAAAAGAAACGCTGCGGTTAACCGCGGTAGCTCGTATTTTTTTAGGGAAGTGGATTCCTAATCATCAACCTAGTTGGGTAAAATTAGGCTTAAATGGTGCTACAGAAGCCCTTCAATGGGGTTGTAATGATCTAGGTGGTACTTTAATGGAAGAACACATTACTAGTATGGCAGGGGCTACTGGTGGTACTTGTATGGAAATTGAGACCTTACAAAAGGCGATCGCGGGTATCGGACGTGCTTATCGACAGAGGTCGACGCTGTATGAGTATCTAGAACATAATTGGCCTATTTATGCTGTACACGGATAG
- a CDS encoding endonuclease MutS2: MIEQETLDLLEWRRLCQHLSTFAATKLGVSAARELIIPSNLATSRELLTQTQEIWQLQEHFSTAWSFQGIKDIRPFLLRAQLKGTLLGTELLDIASTVAGVRKLRKIIEEQSETPVLENLVATVRTYPELEQEIYYCIDEGGEVEDRASLKLAEIRSKLKEFRNKIQKILQGIIQRQGNALQETLITQRSDRFVLPVKTPHKEQIPGIVHDSSSTGSTLYVEPQAIIQLGNQLKQLLRREQAEIEIVLKALTEKVAAITSDLEQVVLVATTLDLATARANYSYWLNAHPPQLISLDQEATITLRELKHPLLIWQEKHEQGPAVVPINVRIQPDIRVVAITGPNTGGKTVTLKTIGIAALMAKVGLFIPAADPVEIPWFEKILADIGDEQSLEQSLSTFSGHIKRIIRILDAIGRPEDLRSALVLLDEVGAGTDPTEGTALAIALLQHLADSAWLTIATTHYGELKALKYQDSRFENASVEFDEATLAPTYRLLWGIPGRSNALMIARRLGLDLEIVEQAKSKVGGYAEEINQVIAGLEAQRKEQENKAQAANQLLQETERFYGEISAKAKALQQREQELKLAQTQAMQEALSQAKAEIAQVIRTLQQGEQTAQNAQKARGNLETIADNYLNTQAKPQRTYQPQVGEKIKIPSLGQTAEVLTNPDAQGELTVRFGLMKMTVNLSDIESLDGKKAQPPAKTTPKAPPPKPSKITVRTTANTLDIRGARVADAEIELDRAIAQNTDYQILWIIHGKGSGKLREGVHEFLKQHPQVEKFELAPQNEGGAGVTLAYLK; encoded by the coding sequence TTGATTGAACAAGAAACCCTAGATTTACTCGAATGGCGCCGTCTGTGTCAACACTTATCTACCTTTGCTGCTACTAAGTTAGGAGTTAGTGCGGCTCGTGAATTAATAATCCCCTCCAATTTAGCTACCAGTAGAGAACTTTTAACACAAACTCAAGAAATTTGGCAGCTACAAGAACACTTTAGCACCGCTTGGTCTTTCCAGGGAATTAAAGATATTCGACCCTTTTTACTGAGAGCACAATTAAAGGGTACACTATTGGGAACAGAGTTATTGGATATTGCTAGTACAGTAGCCGGTGTCAGAAAACTCAGAAAAATTATCGAAGAACAGTCAGAAACACCGGTTTTAGAGAATCTAGTGGCTACGGTGAGAACTTATCCGGAACTAGAACAGGAGATATATTACTGTATCGATGAAGGGGGGGAGGTAGAAGACCGTGCTTCGCTAAAGCTAGCAGAAATTCGCAGCAAACTCAAAGAGTTTCGGAATAAAATTCAGAAAATTCTTCAGGGAATTATCCAAAGACAAGGAAATGCACTGCAAGAAACCTTAATTACCCAGCGGAGCGATCGCTTTGTTTTACCGGTCAAAACCCCTCACAAAGAACAAATCCCTGGAATCGTTCACGACAGTTCCAGCACTGGCTCTACCTTATACGTGGAACCTCAGGCGATTATTCAACTGGGTAACCAACTCAAACAGCTACTGCGTCGCGAACAAGCTGAAATAGAAATAGTACTTAAAGCTTTGACCGAAAAAGTAGCCGCGATAACATCCGACTTAGAACAAGTGGTTTTAGTAGCGACAACTCTAGATTTGGCTACCGCTAGAGCTAATTATAGCTATTGGCTCAACGCTCATCCTCCGCAACTTATCAGTCTGGATCAAGAAGCGACGATTACTCTACGAGAGTTAAAACATCCTTTGTTAATTTGGCAAGAAAAACACGAACAGGGTCCTGCTGTAGTACCTATTAACGTTAGAATTCAGCCAGATATAAGAGTAGTAGCGATTACCGGTCCCAACACTGGCGGTAAAACCGTGACCCTCAAAACTATCGGTATAGCCGCTCTAATGGCTAAAGTGGGGTTATTCATTCCCGCAGCTGATCCCGTAGAAATTCCCTGGTTTGAAAAGATATTAGCAGATATTGGAGATGAACAGTCATTAGAACAGAGTTTATCCACTTTTTCTGGACATATTAAGCGCATTATTCGCATTCTTGACGCTATTGGGCGACCAGAAGACCTCCGTTCAGCCCTAGTATTACTAGATGAAGTAGGTGCAGGTACAGACCCCACCGAAGGAACCGCTCTGGCGATCGCCCTACTACAACATTTAGCAGATTCAGCTTGGCTAACCATCGCTACCACCCACTACGGCGAATTAAAAGCTCTTAAATACCAAGATTCACGCTTTGAAAACGCTTCAGTAGAATTCGATGAAGCTACCCTCGCGCCTACCTATCGCTTACTGTGGGGTATTCCTGGACGTTCCAACGCTCTGATGATCGCCCGTCGTCTCGGATTAGATTTAGAGATCGTTGAACAAGCTAAAAGCAAGGTAGGAGGGTATGCGGAAGAGATTAATCAAGTCATTGCCGGTTTAGAAGCTCAAAGAAAAGAACAAGAAAATAAAGCGCAAGCGGCTAATCAACTTCTACAGGAAACCGAACGCTTCTATGGAGAAATATCTGCCAAAGCTAAAGCGTTACAGCAAAGAGAACAAGAGTTAAAATTAGCTCAAACCCAAGCAATGCAAGAAGCCCTTTCTCAAGCTAAAGCAGAAATTGCTCAAGTCATCAGAACCTTGCAACAAGGGGAGCAAACCGCCCAAAACGCCCAAAAAGCTAGGGGAAATCTCGAAACAATCGCCGACAATTACCTCAACACCCAAGCTAAACCCCAACGAACTTATCAACCCCAAGTAGGAGAAAAAATCAAGATTCCCAGTCTCGGACAAACCGCAGAAGTATTGACTAATCCCGATGCTCAAGGAGAATTGACGGTACGTTTCGGTTTGATGAAAATGACGGTAAATCTGAGTGACATCGAATCTCTAGACGGGAAGAAAGCTCAGCCCCCTGCTAAAACAACGCCAAAAGCCCCGCCACCAAAACCTAGTAAAATAACAGTAAGAACAACAGCGAATACCCTCGATATTAGGGGTGCTAGAGTCGCTGATGCAGAAATAGAACTAGATAGGGCGATCGCTCAAAATACCGATTATCAGATACTCTGGATTATCCATGGCAAAGGTAGCGGTAAACTACGTGAGGGAGTTCATGAATTTCTCAAACAGCACCCTCAAGTAGAAAAATTCGAACTAGCACCCCAAAACGAAGGTGGAGCGGGGGTAACTCTGGCTTATCTTAAATAA
- a CDS encoding PD40 domain-containing protein — MIATIRVSVASDGTQGNNWSYSPSTSENGRLLVFESSANNFVPEDINGLPDIFFHDTQSKTTTQVSIASDGTPGNDSSHNPVISGNGRYAVFESYADNLVAGDTNNSQDIFVHDLQTRITRRVNVASDSTQSNGYSYVPDISGNGRYVTFASSASNLVPGDTNLAADIFVHDLQTGITSRVSIASDGNQGNNDSDSPGISSDGRYITFASYANNLVEGDTNGQRDIFVHDLQTGTTRRVNIASDGTQGNNWSYHPTISGNGRYVAFASYADNLVPGASHSDLGIFVHDLQTGNTIEIPGFYPRTYSSNNPAISNDGRYITYESELVDNIHNLWGIYLYDSQTRETTPVIENSDPTRSGYYPAISGNGRYLAFGSFADTIVSGDTNVAFDVFVKDLTTNDDFVINGTSGNDIITGSNEAEIINGNGGDDYLYGNGGNDTINGGTGNDILNGGEGNDSLDGGAGNDVYIVNNPGDRLYEAGGIDTVSTSITLTLDNNLEHLSLGGTNNLNGSGNDLNNRLTGNSGNNFLTGLSGNDTLLGGPGNDILIGSLGNDILSGGGNRDKFRFNSPTEGIDVLLDFNLQDDQIELLGTAFGLDPGILGAEALVIGTTALDQSDRLIYNPNTGELFFDADGNGTVEEVKIASMGNLLNLTANQILII; from the coding sequence ATGATTGCAACTATCAGGGTCAGTGTCGCTAGTGATGGCACTCAAGGAAATAACTGGAGCTACAGTCCATCTACCAGTGAGAATGGACGTTTATTAGTCTTCGAATCTTCTGCTAATAATTTTGTACCAGAGGATATTAATGGTTTACCTGATATCTTTTTTCACGACACTCAAAGTAAAACTACGACACAGGTGAGTATAGCCAGCGATGGTACTCCAGGAAATGATTCCAGCCATAATCCAGTTATCAGTGGCAATGGACGTTACGCGGTCTTCGAATCTTATGCTGATAATCTAGTAGCAGGGGATACCAATAACTCACAAGATATATTTGTCCATGATCTTCAAACCAGGATAACTAGACGAGTAAATGTAGCTAGTGACAGTACTCAAAGCAATGGTTATAGTTACGTTCCCGATATTAGTGGCAATGGTCGCTATGTAACCTTTGCTTCCTCTGCTAGTAATCTCGTACCGGGAGATACTAATCTAGCAGCAGATATATTTGTCCATGACTTGCAAACAGGTATTACTAGTCGGGTGAGTATAGCCAGTGATGGTAATCAGGGAAATAATGACAGCGATAGTCCAGGAATCAGCAGTGATGGTCGCTATATAACCTTCGCTTCCTATGCTAATAATCTAGTAGAAGGAGATACTAATGGACAACGAGATATATTTGTCCATGATCTTCAGACTGGTACTACCAGAAGAGTGAATATAGCTAGTGACGGAACTCAAGGAAACAATTGGAGTTATCACCCGACAATCAGTGGGAATGGTCGTTATGTTGCTTTTGCTTCTTATGCTGATAATTTAGTACCAGGTGCTAGTCATAGTGATTTAGGGATCTTTGTCCATGACTTGCAAACAGGTAACACTATAGAAATACCGGGTTTTTACCCTAGGACCTACAGCAGCAATAACCCAGCTATCAGCAACGATGGGCGCTACATAACCTATGAGTCTGAGTTGGTCGATAACATTCATAACTTATGGGGTATATACCTCTATGACTCTCAAACGCGTGAGACTACTCCAGTGATTGAAAATAGCGATCCGACTCGATCTGGCTACTATCCCGCTATCAGTGGGAATGGTCGTTATTTGGCTTTTGGTTCCTTTGCTGATACTATCGTCTCTGGGGATACTAATGTTGCCTTCGATGTCTTCGTTAAAGATTTAACTACCAACGATGATTTTGTGATCAACGGCACTTCAGGCAACGATATAATTACCGGTAGTAATGAAGCAGAGATTATTAATGGGAATGGTGGGGATGATTACCTCTATGGGAATGGGGGTAATGATACTATTAATGGCGGTACAGGGAATGACATCCTCAACGGTGGTGAAGGAAATGACAGTCTCGACGGTGGTGCGGGGAATGACGTCTATATCGTCAATAATCCGGGCGATCGCCTGTACGAAGCAGGAGGAATAGATACAGTCTCAACTAGTATCACTTTGACACTGGATAACAATCTGGAGCATCTGAGTCTTGGAGGTACTAACAACCTCAACGGCAGCGGAAACGATCTTAACAATAGATTAACAGGGAATAGTGGCAACAATTTCCTCACCGGACTTTCGGGAAATGATACTCTGCTAGGAGGTCCAGGTAATGACATTTTAATAGGAAGTTTGGGCAATGATATCCTCAGTGGAGGTGGAAATAGGGATAAATTCCGCTTTAATTCTCCCACAGAGGGAATAGATGTGCTTCTGGATTTTAACCTTCAAGATGATCAAATAGAGCTATTGGGTACGGCTTTTGGTTTAGATCCTGGTATTCTGGGCGCCGAAGCGTTAGTGATAGGGACAACGGCTTTAGATCAGAGCGATCGCTTAATTTACAACCCCAACACGGGTGAATTGTTCTTCGACGCCGACGGTAACGGTACGGTAGAGGAAGTAAAAATCGCTAGTATGGGTAATCTATTGAATTTGACAGCTAATCAGATTCTAATTATTTAA